The sequence TCCAGGAGAATGTAACGTGGgatctaaaaataataaacactactTGTTTGAAGAGGTTGAGAGCCATAggccattttaaaattaaaattcattgttTGCTGCTGACCTAATTTCTTTTAGATCCAAAAAAGCCTCTTTTAGGCTGATTTGCAATGTacatttaatccttttaaataaactggtaattttaaaatggcaatttgACTAACTATAACAGAAGACTGAACAAAACCAATAAAGGGATAAGAAGATAAAGCTAAAATAATCCACTATGAAAGTACCATTAGGCCATTTGCAAAGCATGAACTaagaaacatatacaaaataaaagtaacagtTGCTTTGTTAAATGTGTTACCTCTCTAACAAACCAAATAGTAATGagtgaaatgcaaaagaaaacacaaccatACAACTCATCATAGTCATTAGTCTCAAAAATTCTCTCCCAATACCCCTTTTACAAATCACTagtaaaaattatgataaaattttagCTTGATACATTTCAATTAAATGACTCAAACTTCTAGAGGGGACAAACCTATCAGTGCCACCTCAAAAAGCAATTAAGTCACCATCACCAACAATGGGATGGACTGACCTCATGGGACTTCtgagagacatgacaactaaatgtaatgtatgTACCTGGACTAGATCCTgaaccagaaaataattttttttccctttcttttgctataaaggacattactGGAAGAACTGGCAAAATTTGAATAAGGTCTGTAGATCTGATAGAAGTATTGTGTTGATATTCATTTCCTGAATgtccttatttttagaaaatatatatttaagtatttacgGGTAAAGGGGCACCATGTCTGCAACTTATTTCCAAAtggttgagaaaaaaagaatgaataaagcaaatgtggtaaaaAGACAACATTTGGGGAATCCAGGTGAAaggtatatgggaattctttgtACTTCATCTTGTGACTTTTCTATTAAGTattaaatcatttcaaaattgaaaaaccattaaaaaataataaaaggtaaagTATTAGCTACAACATAAGAAAAGAGATGATGGAAGAGCATATTATAGATGCCCATGATAGGTGCAATTTTGGTTCAATTAATAATGAGTTGAAATTATTATTGCTGTCTTTCATCTGAGGAACTTGGGGTACTTTGCAAATACATTCAATTTCTCTTACTTTATAGATGGAAAAACAGACATGCGGAAAAGCTCTAAAATGTGGCACATGTGATTTTGGAACGGAGACAAGGAAAGTTTGACTTTTAATGGACAACACAGTGTTAAGATGTGATACAGCTAGACGCACCAGACGGTATCATTTACCTTGCTCTATTGTAAATCACTGGCTCATTTTCTTCCTGCACAGTTGTCAGCATATCCAAGTCATGGAATATTTTCTGCATATAGTCCAAATATTTATATCCTGAAGCTCTTTCTACTATGGCTGCCAGTAGGGTATAGCCAAAAGTTGAATACAAAAACTGACTACCTTGAGACATCATTgcaagggggagggaagaaaagaaaatgcttcattATTATTTACAATCATAAAACGGTTCCTACTGAAAACTGGCATACCTTTACAACTGGGATATTTGATATGTTAATAAATTTTGTCACCTTTGCAATGGCCCTGCTTACTCCATGATTCAATGAAGATCAGAATACTTAAAATTTCACATGAATCTACTCCTTCTGCGATAATGAATAAGCAAACTTATCcttcctcaaaattaaattaaaatccttCAAACTGGTAACaaaacaggaaggggaagaaaagcaaatttggTTTCTTGAGTTAACGGTCTTGTTCTTAGTATATCTAATACTCATTGTTTAAGGCATGAATTAGTTGTgtactttcttattttaataaagtatatgTAGGTAGAAAGACTTTGtttcaaatatacattaaaatacaaatatatattcaaatacagATACATTTCAAATACATACCTTTATATCATTTGGGATTCTGGAAACACAGATTGTATGATCTGTGCTAATAATTGTAACCtgattttttaagacaaaatccAGAATTCTATTCCTTTGTCCTTGTTAATTATACCTATATAATATGTCTTCATGGtagaaaacaacttttaaaatagaaatggaatagaAGTACATAAGCTTATGGTAAATTCAAAGATATTAAGTGGTTTTGGTAGGCATCATACCAAAAAATatgtttacaaacattttttgtaGTCAGCTttttgggaaataaaattaagttgatgaaaactattttctctaaggagggaaagcagaaaataagtgGAGCAATTTAAACACTAAATTAGACACTGAACACTGACATATTGGCAATATTTTATCATGCCCTCTTTGGTCCAGATTTTATTTGGAGAACGTTATAACATTTCTccctaatttttcaaaaatctcttGATACAGAAAATCCACTAAATGACTGATAAGGCTAAATCTAAACAACTTGCTACCTGGAGGGTAGGCTGTGTCAAGAACTACAGACAAAAAGGCCCACACTTGTCTAACAGCGAAACCCATGCCGCAATCATCAACCACATCCAGTGCTCTCGGGGTGAGATCATCTTAGATTGTCTGAAAATTAATACTTCAATAATGATGACTTTGTTAAGAGAAGGAATTAACACTCACCAGGTTTAAAGAACAAAgggtcatttttaaataatcttagtGATTCAATtgaattttcaaacttttctttcaaatataattcGCCTTGttcaaaatcattctttttcttgccagGTTTTAAATTCCGGCCTTTGGCATCATTATCTTGCTCTATCTTAGCTTTAGCAAAGTCACTCTTTTCATTacttttgcctcctttttcttTGAACTCTTTTTCGTGGTCAGATTCCACTGTCCCTTTCATCATCTTCGAGGCTTTGTaagctttctcttctttcaccTTTTTCATGTCCTTTTCATAATGACGAATTCCACTTAAATGGGAGATCAACAATCTTGTTGTGACAGAAACCTAATTGTAAAAACATGGAAATTCAATTATAATATTAAACTGTATAATAAGAAGTTAGTAGCCTTAGAATAATGCCTCAgtactgttttccattttaaactgCTGCTGGAAAAACATGTCATGTTCACATCTTCAGCCTTAAGtttcagaaaaatacacaatCACTTATCatctggataaaaaaaaaaactttaatccATTaacaatcattaaaaacaaactgaagaatCTTGTGAAACATTTTAAACCATTTAACATGCCGTCAGTAAAATGAACTATGAGTTTCATCACCTTTTCACCTTCGTATTCTTTTTCTGGGAATTCAGGAACATAATGTTGTACTGGAATATCAAGATCCAGTTTCCCAGCTTCCCACAATTTGGCAACAGCAACCATGGTGAGGCTTTTGCTGATACTGGCAATTCTCATAACAGTCTCTGGCTTGCAGGGTACTCGGTTCTCAACATCAGCATAACCTAaacctttagaaaaagaaaagcaaaaagtcaCTATTAACAGGCTTCATGGTCAAAAGAATCTTCAGAAACTGAAGCAATACTACCTTAAAACATCCCatgtatttatctaaaggaaaagatattccacttaaaaaaattttttttaacgtttatttattttttgagagagagactgcgagtgggggaggaacagagagagggagacacagaatctgaagcagactccaggctccgagctgtcagcacagagcctgactcagggcttgaactcatgaacctcaagatcatgacctgagccgaagtaggaggctcaaccaactgaaccacccagacaccctgataTTACACTTTGATGAAAAAGTCAACACTTAAGGGATGAGAACCTCAGTAACACTGCCAACAGTAAGGCTAAGAATCTTCTAACTGAGCCAAAATTACACACTGTGCACGATAGCAATTTTCTATCTGCTTCAGATCCTAATTATTCTTAGTTTATCTCAACAATTCAGTTATTCCACATTTCACATAAGTTATTctatattctttaaagaaaacatctttgttctcagattatatttattttttattcttgagtttccactaaattccttaaaataaccACGCAGGAAAAGTAAacgtgaggggcacctgggtggctcagtgggttaagcaaccaactcttgattttggctcaggtcatgatctcacagtttcctgacTTTCCCTACaccagcagcccagagcctgcttgagattctccctctctctctgcccctcccctgcttgcactcagtctctct comes from Panthera tigris isolate Pti1 chromosome B3, P.tigris_Pti1_mat1.1, whole genome shotgun sequence and encodes:
- the LACTB gene encoding serine beta-lactamase-like protein LACTB, mitochondrial isoform X2, encoding MYRLLSAVTARAATPGGWAWGRGRRAAHHRAGLPPLGPGWVGGLGLGLGLALGVKLAGGLRGAAPTQSPGAPDPEASPQAEPLPPQEQPLAPWSAQTPMLPPTRRFARAIDSSRDLLHRIKDEVGAPGIVVGVSVDGKEVWSEGLGYADVENRVPCKPETVMRIASISKSLTMVAVAKLWEAGKLDLDIPVQHYVPEFPEKEYEGEKVSVTTRLLISHLSGIRHYEKDMKKVKEEKAYKASKMMKGTVESDHEKEFKEKGGKSNEKSDFAKAKIEQDNDAKGRNLKPGKKKNDFEQGELYLKEKFENSIESLRLFKNDPLFFKPVSFCIQLLAIPYWQP